Genomic DNA from Thermodesulfobacteriota bacterium:
GCCGCCTCCAGGTACTGGGCCGCCTTGCGCCAATTGCGCTCCACGTCGTCCGAGGCGGAGACCTGGATGGCGGCCACCGTGACCATGGCTTCCTCATACCCGCTGGGACCGGGCCCGGCCCGAAAAAGGATCGATAAACGTACTGGTTGCGCTGCGGCAAGTCAAGCCCTGCACCCCCCGAACCCCACAGGAGGCACCGGTGATCGTTGCCGATATCACCATGGCCGAGTTCGAGGCCGGTCTCACCCGCACCCGCACGGCGATCCTCCCCGTGGGGAGCGTGGAGGAGCACGGGCTCCACCTGCCGCTCTCCACCGACACCTACCAGGTGTGGGAGGTGGCCCGCCGCGCCGCGGAACTCGCTCCCGCGTTCCTTTGCCCGCCGGTGCACTACGGGTACTGCCGCAGCACCCGGGACCACCCGGGGACCCTCTCCATCTCCCCGGAGACCGTTCGCCGGCTCGTGTTCGATCTGGGAACAAGCCTCTACCGTCAGGGAATCCGCGGGCTCCTCGTCGCGTCGGGCCATGCGGGCGGGCTCCACATGGCTGCCCTGGAGGAGGCGGGGGAGCATCTGGTGGAGGCGTGCGCCGAGCTCGAGGTCGCGGTGGTGTGCGAGTACCACTGGGCCCAGGAGATCGGCCGAGGGGGCGTCGTGGAGACCGCCGACGACGGCCACGCGGGGGAGATCGAGACGAGCCGGATCCTGGCCCTGGGCCCCGGCCGGGTGAGGGGCACGAGCCCCGAGGAGTATCCCCGCTTCTCCCGGCCCTTCATCGCTCGGCACAAGCGGCCCCACTGGCCCGGGGGCGTGTGGGGAGATCCCTCCAAGGCCAGCGCGGTCAAGGGCGAGGAACTCCTCGCCCGCTGCGCCGTCCGCATGGCCGAGCTGGTCCGGTCCCTGGAAGCCCGCGTCCGAGCGGGCTAGCAGGGATCGAGTGGCGCCCGGCGGGTCTGCTGCGGAGCGCACCGGGCGCACGAAGGGTTGGAACCACGAAGACACAAAGACACGAAGGGTGAGATTTCTTCGTGTCTTCGTGTCTTGGTGGTTCACTCATCGCCTGTCGGGTGCCCCTGGTGGCCCAAGGCCTCGTCTAGGGCGCGCTCCAGATCCAGGAGCCGGAAGGGCTTGGGGAGGAACGCCGAGCGGGGGCCTTGCAGGTCGAGGCCCGCCAGGGCCTCGCCGGTGTGCCCCGAGACGAGGATGACCGGAAGATCCGGCCGCTGGGCGCGCGCGCGCCGCACCAGCTCGGGGCCGCTCATGCCCGGCATCACCACGTCGGAGACGATGACGTCCACGGCCTCACCGGCGTCGAGCCGCTCGAGGGCCTCGGCTCCGCTCGCGCAGGAGAGCACCCGATAACCCCGGGACGCCAGGTGCTCGGCAGCCACCTCCCGGACGGCGTCCTCGTCTTCCACCAGCAAGACGGTCTCCCCCCGGGCCCGCACCACCCCTGCGCCTTCTCGGGCCGGCTCCCGATCCGGCTCGCCGGTCCAGCGCGGCCAGAAGGCCCGAAAGGTCGTGCCGGTCCCGGGCGCGGAGACCACCTCCACCCGCCCCCCGGCCTGCTGCACGATGCCGTACACGCTGGCGAGGCCGAGCCCCGTGCCCTTGCCCGGCGCCTTCGTGGTGAAGAACGGCTCGAAGATGTGTTCCAGTACCTCGGGGGGCATGCCGGCGCCGGTGTCGCGGACCTCCAGCACGGCAAGGGGCCCCGTTGCGCCTGCCGGCCCGCCTTCGGGGAGCCGCCCGGGGGCAGGCTCGGGGGCTGGGTAGGTGCGCAGGGTGAGCTTCCCCCCCCCGGGCATGGCGTCGCGGGCGTTCACGGCGAGGTTCAGGACCACCTGCTCCAACTGCCCCGGATCGACGCGCACGGTTCCTGCCAGGGGGTCGAGGTCCACGACGAACTCGATGTCGTCCCCCAGGAGGCGCTCCAGCATCCGGGCCGTTGCCCCCACGGCCTCGCTCAGGTCGAATACCCGAGATTCCACGACCTGGCGGCGGCTGAACGCGAGGAGTTGGCGGGTCAGATCGGCGGCGCGGTCGGAGGCCCGCAGGATCTCCCGGGCAGCCCGCTGCTCCCGGTCCCCTTCGGGCAGGCGGGTGGCGAGAATTTCCGCGTAGCCCGAGATGGCGGTGAGGAGGTTGTTGAAGTCGTGGGCCACCCCTCCCGCGAGCCGGCCCAGGGCCTCCATGCGCTGGCTGTGGGTGAGCTGGGTCTCCAGGGAACGGCGCTCGGTGTGATCGAAGAGCACGCCCTCGAGGGCGCCCGGTACTGCGCCCGCGTCCTCCACCCCCCGGCCCACGTCGTACACCCAGCGCACCGCGCCGCCGGCGTCGTGAACGCGGTACTCCACTTCGTAGGGACGGCCTACGGCTACGGCCTTCTGGATGGTCCGCCAGACCCGGCGGCGGTCTTCCGGCACGACCAGGTCCGTGAGCGTCGGCGAGCCGGCTCCCGAGAAGACCTCCGGAGGGTGCCCGGTCACCGCTCGGCTCCCGGCACTCACGTACGCCACGGGGCGTTCCGGCCGGAAGCCGCACCGGTATACGGCGCCCGGGAGGTTGCGGATGAGGGTTTCCAGGGTCCGTTGGGTCTCGGCCAGGCGTTGCTCCGCATAGAGGCGCTCGACCTCGCCGCCGGCGCGGCGCGCATACAGGCCGAGCACGTCGCGCCCGTGCTCCGCCAGAGAGATGGGCTCGTCGTGGAGGCAGCACAAGACTCCCACCGGCTGGCCCCGGCTGTCGAGGAGCGGCGCTCCGGCGTAGCTCTCCACGCCCCTCTCGGCCAGGGCCGCGTCCTCGGGGTACAGGGCCGCCGCCCCTTGGGGCACGAAGACCAGCTCGCGGGTTGCGGCGACGTCGGCGCAGGGCGTTCCCGCGAGGGCGTAGGGGGGTGTGTGCACCTGGGTCTCCCAGTCCAGGGCGGCCAAGGGCACGGCCCGCACGCCTTCCTCGATCCGGGAGAGAATCGCCCAGCGGGTCCCGAGCTCCTGCTGCACGGCGCGGACGACGGCGGCGAAGAGCTCCTGGCCGGTGAGCCCCGCGGTGGCGTCGTGCAGACGTCGCAGCCGCGCCTCGGCCCGTCGCCGCTGGCGGGCCTCGGCTTCCAGGGACTCTCGGGCCCGAGCCCGCTCCAGCGCGACACCGGCCATGTGGCCGAGCACCTGGAGCGCGTCTCGTTCGTCGGGAAGGAAACGGCGCGGCCGGTGAAAGCCGAGGGTGAGAACCCCGAGCACCTGTCCCTCGGCTCGCAGGGGCACGGCGGCCAGCGCGGCGGCTTGCGGCGCAAAGGCGCTTTCCGGCGCCGTCTCGGATGGGGAGGAGTCGTGCTCGAAGAGGGCGACCTCCCCGGAGGAGAAGACCCGCCCGGCAAGGCCGTGGCCGAAGGGCACCCGGGCGGACTTCTCGCGGGCTTCCGGCGAGAGCCCGCGGCTGTCCGCCAGGACCAGGGCTCCTCCCGCTGCGTCGGCCAGGTACACGGCCGCCACCTCGGCCCCCAGCGCCTCCACGGCCCCGTCGAGCACGGACTGGAGCGCGGCTTCCGCCGATCCCGCCAGGGTCAGGTTCCGGCCCAGGCGGTAGAGGGCCCCCAGGGTCTGGGCCCAGCGCGCCAAGGCCCGCTCGCTTCGCTTGCGCTCGGTGATGTCCCGCAGGATCCCGGCGACCCCGGTGACCCGACCCTGGCCGTCGTGCAGGGGGATGCGGGATGCCAGGAAGGTGCGTTCCTCTGCGCCTACGGGAATCGACTCCTCCCCGTGGTAGGAGCGGCCGGAGGTCAGGACCTGCTGATCGTGGGCCTGGAGCACCTCGGCCACGTGGGGGGGCAGGAGGTCGGCGCTTCGCCGGCCGGGGAGCTCGTCGACGCCCACCCCCAGCACCCGGGCGGCGGCCGGGTTGGCCAGGACGAACCGCCCCTCGGGGTCCTTGATGAAGACCACGTCGTCGGAGCCCAGCGCCAGGGCTCGCAGCCGCTCCTCCCGATCTCGCAGCTCCTCCAGGAGCAAGCGGTAGCGGCGCCCCGCCCACGTTCGCTGGGCGGCAATGGCTCCCAGGGCCAGGCACAGGAGCGCGGCGCCCAGGAAGCCCGCTTCCCACACCATGGCGCGGCGCCAGGCCGCCAGGACCTCCTCTTCGTCGGCCTTCACCACGAGGCCCCAACCCGCGTCGGAAATCCAGCGCACGGCCGCCAGGACCCGGCCGCCCCGATAGTCGCGGAACCAGCCCACCGTCTCCTTCGACTCCAGGGCGGCCACCTCGGCGGAGTCGAGCTGCTCGGAGCCAATCGTGGGGAGCCGGCCGGGGGCGGAACCGCGCACGGGAGAGAGTATCTCGGCGCCTTCGGGGGTACGCCTCACCAGGTAGACCTCCACGCTGGTGACGCCCCACGGCTCCGGACCTCCCACCACCGGGAAGAGGGTGCCGCTCGGGTCCAGGTAGAGGCCCGCGACCCCCAGCGCGGAACCGTCCTCGGGGCCCTCAGGGGCGCCGGCGCGGCCGAAGACGGGGGCGAGAAACCCCACCATGGGCGTGCCGTCGTCGGCGTGGTGGAGGTCGTGGAGGAGGTAGCGCCCCTCCCGTGCGGCACGCCGGGCCGCCACCGCGGCGCGAGACCCGAGGGGCACGGCCCCCTCGGCCGAGAGCAGCAGCTCGCCGCCGGGGGTGAAGAGATATGCTCCCCGGAATCCCGCAAAACGCAGCAGGTTGTCCAGGTGTTGTCGAAGCGCGTGGGGGTCGATCCCCTTGGGACAGGTCCCCACCGCGCACAGGTCTACCAGGTTGGGGTCCCAGGCCAGAACCTCGGCGTCGGAGCGACGCTCGGCGAGCCAGCTCTGCACGGCGCGCTTGCGGCCTTCGGCGAGCCCCTCGAGGCGCACCTGCCAGCTGCTCACGGTGCGGCTGCGCTCGTCGAAGCGCAGTTGGACTGCGAGCCACGCAATCGCAGCGAGGGCGGCAAGGCCGGCCAGCGCGAGGCCGACCGTTGCCCAGGATCGGGCGAGGGGCTCGGGGGCGCGGCCTTCCGAGGTCACGGGTCTATCCGGGGCAGGGTGAGGAACAGCCGACCCCCAGAGCATCGGCAAGAGGACGGCGCATCTTGAGCGCAGAGCGCCCTGCGCCCCGGGATGGTCAGGCCTGGGTTCCCGGGGAGAGCCCGCCGGAGCCCTCCA
This window encodes:
- a CDS encoding creatininase family protein, giving the protein MIVADITMAEFEAGLTRTRTAILPVGSVEEHGLHLPLSTDTYQVWEVARRAAELAPAFLCPPVHYGYCRSTRDHPGTLSISPETVRRLVFDLGTSLYRQGIRGLLVASGHAGGLHMAALEEAGEHLVEACAELEVAVVCEYHWAQEIGRGGVVETADDGHAGEIETSRILALGPGRVRGTSPEEYPRFSRPFIARHKRPHWPGGVWGDPSKASAVKGEELLARCAVRMAELVRSLEARVRAG
- a CDS encoding GAF domain-containing protein, with the protein product MTSEGRAPEPLARSWATVGLALAGLAALAAIAWLAVQLRFDERSRTVSSWQVRLEGLAEGRKRAVQSWLAERRSDAEVLAWDPNLVDLCAVGTCPKGIDPHALRQHLDNLLRFAGFRGAYLFTPGGELLLSAEGAVPLGSRAAVAARRAAREGRYLLHDLHHADDGTPMVGFLAPVFGRAGAPEGPEDGSALGVAGLYLDPSGTLFPVVGGPEPWGVTSVEVYLVRRTPEGAEILSPVRGSAPGRLPTIGSEQLDSAEVAALESKETVGWFRDYRGGRVLAAVRWISDAGWGLVVKADEEEVLAAWRRAMVWEAGFLGAALLCLALGAIAAQRTWAGRRYRLLLEELRDREERLRALALGSDDVVFIKDPEGRFVLANPAAARVLGVGVDELPGRRSADLLPPHVAEVLQAHDQQVLTSGRSYHGEESIPVGAEERTFLASRIPLHDGQGRVTGVAGILRDITERKRSERALARWAQTLGALYRLGRNLTLAGSAEAALQSVLDGAVEALGAEVAAVYLADAAGGALVLADSRGLSPEAREKSARVPFGHGLAGRVFSSGEVALFEHDSSPSETAPESAFAPQAAALAAVPLRAEGQVLGVLTLGFHRPRRFLPDERDALQVLGHMAGVALERARARESLEAEARQRRRAEARLRRLHDATAGLTGQELFAAVVRAVQQELGTRWAILSRIEEGVRAVPLAALDWETQVHTPPYALAGTPCADVAATRELVFVPQGAAALYPEDAALAERGVESYAGAPLLDSRGQPVGVLCCLHDEPISLAEHGRDVLGLYARRAGGEVERLYAEQRLAETQRTLETLIRNLPGAVYRCGFRPERPVAYVSAGSRAVTGHPPEVFSGAGSPTLTDLVVPEDRRRVWRTIQKAVAVGRPYEVEYRVHDAGGAVRWVYDVGRGVEDAGAVPGALEGVLFDHTERRSLETQLTHSQRMEALGRLAGGVAHDFNNLLTAISGYAEILATRLPEGDREQRAAREILRASDRAADLTRQLLAFSRRQVVESRVFDLSEAVGATARMLERLLGDDIEFVVDLDPLAGTVRVDPGQLEQVVLNLAVNARDAMPGGGKLTLRTYPAPEPAPGRLPEGGPAGATGPLAVLEVRDTGAGMPPEVLEHIFEPFFTTKAPGKGTGLGLASVYGIVQQAGGRVEVVSAPGTGTTFRAFWPRWTGEPDREPAREGAGVVRARGETVLLVEDEDAVREVAAEHLASRGYRVLSCASGAEALERLDAGEAVDVIVSDVVMPGMSGPELVRRARAQRPDLPVILVSGHTGEALAGLDLQGPRSAFLPKPFRLLDLERALDEALGHQGHPTGDE